The Cytophagales bacterium DNA segment TTGGATTTCAATAATCATATCTGGTGCGCCATAAATACCAGCCTTTTTAATAATATCTATTCTTTCCCTGGAAATATAAATAATATCAGGTTGAAGTGCATTATGCTCATCAAAATAGACATCTGTAGGTGCGCTAAATACTTTTCCAATTGGATTTGCTTTCAGGAAATGCCTGATCTGATATATTATATCTACAGATCTTTCCTGATGTGGTGTAGTGGGTGATGGTGTCATAATTAATTCTCCGTTTATGAGTTGATAGGGCGCTCCTTCGTCAAGCAATTGATAATCTTTAATAGTATATCGTTTTTTTTGAATTACTGGTTTTGTTAATATTTGTGCCATGATCTTTAGTTTTTGGTTGTTAGTTTTTGGTTATGGTTTGATAGTTTATGGTTATAGTTTTTTAGTTTGTTGGTCGTGCCA contains these protein-coding regions:
- a CDS encoding Uma2 family endonuclease yields the protein MAQILTKPVIQKKRYTIKDYQLLDEGAPYQLINGELIMTPSPTTPHQERSVDIIYQIRHFLKANPIGKVFSAPTDVYFDEHNALQPDIIYISRERIDIIKKAGIYGAPDMIIEIQSPSTGYYDTNSKKKIYERYGVKEYWLIDPADNEVIGYELVKGKYKEFYRGTGKFTSKVLKLDISVNL